One Jeotgalicoccus saudimassiliensis DNA window includes the following coding sequences:
- the fadE gene encoding acyl-CoA dehydrogenase FadE has translation MTEKEQILKELYPEDILNNAKELTDGEVKFLKQLDDLLESKYRDSINDHWANATVPEEFFDDMGKLNYFRNPLLFEGREGAKTPSQLFQFFMSYTIARFDVSLVTLLGVHQGLGHNAFLFGGSKEQIAKYIPKLQSHELRTCFALTEPDHGSDVAGGLETTAKFDGENWIINGAKKWIGGANVSDVIPLFAVDVDTGKPKGFIIRPEQDGVDIDVIENKIALRIIPNTNIRLDNVIVKEEDRLQNINSFKDIAKILYSTRAGVSYMATGAMAGALRATLDYVTQRKQFGKEISKYQLIQEKLAMMQGNLAHAISMSAQLARMQENGEYDEVATSTAKMMNALRLRESVAMGRGITGGNGILAEYDIARFFSDAEAVYTYEGTHEINALVIGRALTGDSAFI, from the coding sequence ATGACGGAAAAAGAACAGATACTGAAAGAATTATATCCTGAGGATATTTTAAATAATGCGAAAGAACTTACTGACGGGGAAGTTAAATTTTTAAAACAGCTCGATGACCTGCTTGAGTCCAAGTACCGTGATTCAATTAATGACCACTGGGCGAATGCAACAGTGCCGGAAGAATTTTTCGATGATATGGGTAAATTGAATTACTTCAGAAATCCGTTACTGTTTGAAGGGCGTGAAGGTGCCAAAACACCGAGCCAGCTGTTCCAGTTCTTTATGTCGTATACAATCGCGCGTTTTGACGTGTCGCTTGTAACATTACTGGGTGTACACCAGGGACTTGGCCACAATGCCTTTTTATTCGGCGGATCAAAAGAACAGATTGCGAAATATATTCCGAAACTGCAGTCGCATGAACTGAGAACATGTTTTGCACTGACTGAGCCGGATCACGGTTCAGACGTAGCGGGCGGCCTTGAAACGACAGCTAAATTCGACGGTGAAAACTGGATTATTAACGGTGCGAAAAAATGGATCGGCGGAGCCAATGTATCAGACGTTATTCCGCTGTTTGCAGTAGATGTGGATACAGGTAAACCGAAAGGGTTTATTATCCGTCCGGAACAGGACGGCGTCGATATCGATGTAATTGAGAATAAAATTGCACTGAGAATTATTCCGAATACTAATATCCGCCTTGATAATGTCATTGTGAAAGAAGAAGACCGGCTGCAGAATATTAACAGCTTTAAAGATATTGCTAAAATCCTTTACTCTACTCGTGCAGGTGTATCCTACATGGCAACCGGTGCCATGGCAGGTGCACTTCGTGCAACGCTGGATTATGTTACACAGCGTAAACAGTTTGGTAAGGAAATCAGCAAGTATCAGCTTATTCAGGAAAAACTGGCGATGATGCAGGGGAACCTGGCGCATGCGATTTCGATGTCGGCACAGCTGGCACGAATGCAGGAAAATGGCGAGTACGATGAAGTGGCAACTTCCACAGCCAAAATGATGAATGCATTAAGACTGCGCGAATCGGTGGCGATGGGACGCGGGATTACCGGCGGTAACGGAATTCTTGCCGAATATGATATCGCAAGATTCTTCTCCGATGCTGAAGCTGTATACACATACGAAGGCACACACGAAATAAATGCACTGGTAATCGGCAGAGCACTGACAGGCGATTCAGCATTTATTTAA
- a CDS encoding DUF4352 domain-containing protein, with protein sequence MQLKRMLLAGGLAGMLLLAACNGESTEEESAEGEQPAEETTDEGSSEGVSYSGINGDYSFTNFTLVEIPAQDAEGNDTTIQAVAAEFEFENTSDRTATPSEAFSLDLAIRQVSEDGEAPTENYTMDLEDEGEFADGKAAATELVEPGESATAVVAYGPLDPELATHLQARENPLEETESMDHELELDLKPAEDGEEESEE encoded by the coding sequence ATGCAGTTAAAACGTATGTTATTAGCGGGTGGTCTTGCAGGTATGCTGTTACTCGCCGCATGTAATGGGGAAAGTACCGAAGAAGAAAGTGCTGAAGGAGAACAACCGGCTGAAGAAACAACAGATGAAGGATCATCAGAAGGCGTATCTTATTCAGGTATTAACGGTGATTACAGCTTCACAAACTTTACACTGGTGGAAATTCCGGCGCAGGACGCTGAAGGCAACGACACGACAATTCAGGCAGTTGCCGCAGAATTTGAATTTGAAAACACATCAGACCGCACGGCTACACCATCAGAAGCATTCAGTCTTGATTTAGCGATAAGACAAGTCAGCGAAGATGGTGAAGCACCGACAGAAAACTATACGATGGACCTTGAAGATGAGGGAGAATTCGCAGACGGTAAAGCCGCTGCTACAGAACTCGTTGAGCCGGGCGAAAGCGCAACAGCTGTAGTTGCATACGGTCCGCTGGATCCCGAACTTGCAACACACCTGCAGGCGAGAGAAAATCCGCTTGAAGAAACAGAATCAATGGATCATGAATTAGAACTTGATTTGAAGCCCGCTGAAGACGGTGAAGAGGAATCAGAAGAATAA
- the fadB gene encoding 3-hydroxyacyl-CoA dehydrogenase/crotonase FadB, translating into MTIRKATVLGGGVMGSQIAALLVNAGLKVKILDIVIDEKDPNKISRKSYEMITDKKRPHLFDLNFAPNLTYGNFEEDLQGENDSDIFIEAVKEELDIKHNVWNKVKAVAKDNALFATNTSGIPIEYIAKVFDGEERKRFFGMHFFNPPRIMKLVEIIPLKDTAEESVKAAQTFAEEKLGKGVIVANDVPGFVANRVGTQTMNDIMARAEEQGISISDTDALTGRAIGRPGTGTYGLSDLVGIDIAVTVTKGMQQVPGEEKFFSSTKIAEKLVEAGALGRKTKQGFYKKVKNKILVFDPKTNDYVEQEKPMYPVLAKFGKDLKANMDVIFNADDEAGLFMWETMRNNFYYSALNVPKAAADYKDIDRALVWGFNWKKGPFQLWDMMGFERVKDRMKKELGALPEWIENRTEGFYAEGETIERVTPVSELIESEIWDREDSSLSVVHSDQLLLKLQSGNNIISDGFAKDLIEAVDLLEAEGFSSMVLYADGRNFSVGANLYMMKKAHEMKKVDELVGPAIDTLHESFSRMKYSLKPIVTAVQGRALGGGCELVLHSPFVVAASETYIGMVEAGVGLLPSGGGLAEMSDRILSTNHKHDDKQQSMTEVLTNIGMAKVTTNAYEAKRYGYLRDTDSIILNVEKRVEAALNKARLESEMNYIPKPKGKYIALGKDFKALAEGMLDAQRLGNFISDHDYEITLKIAEVLSGGDVPRNTYVNQRYLQKLERERFLALLNTEKTYERISHMLETGKPLRN; encoded by the coding sequence ATGACGATAAGAAAAGCAACCGTGCTTGGCGGGGGAGTAATGGGCAGCCAGATCGCTGCCCTCCTCGTTAACGCAGGCTTAAAAGTAAAAATACTCGATATAGTAATTGATGAAAAAGATCCGAACAAAATTTCGAGAAAATCATATGAGATGATTACCGATAAAAAACGTCCTCATCTGTTTGATTTGAATTTTGCTCCGAATTTAACATACGGCAACTTCGAAGAGGATCTGCAAGGTGAAAATGATTCTGATATTTTCATCGAAGCAGTTAAAGAAGAGCTCGATATTAAACATAATGTCTGGAACAAAGTAAAAGCTGTGGCAAAGGACAATGCACTGTTTGCAACGAACACTTCCGGTATTCCGATTGAGTATATTGCAAAAGTATTCGACGGGGAAGAGCGTAAGAGATTTTTCGGTATGCACTTCTTTAATCCGCCGCGTATTATGAAACTTGTTGAAATCATTCCGCTGAAAGATACAGCAGAAGAATCGGTAAAAGCAGCACAGACGTTTGCTGAAGAAAAACTCGGTAAAGGTGTTATTGTGGCGAACGATGTACCGGGGTTTGTAGCGAACCGTGTCGGAACACAGACGATGAACGATATTATGGCACGTGCAGAAGAACAGGGGATTTCGATTTCCGATACTGATGCACTGACAGGCAGAGCCATTGGCCGTCCGGGCACAGGAACTTACGGGTTGAGTGACCTCGTTGGAATCGATATCGCAGTAACTGTCACAAAAGGCATGCAGCAGGTGCCGGGAGAAGAGAAGTTTTTCAGCAGTACGAAAATTGCTGAAAAATTAGTCGAAGCAGGAGCGCTCGGCAGAAAAACCAAACAGGGCTTTTATAAAAAAGTGAAGAATAAAATTCTCGTATTCGATCCGAAAACTAATGATTATGTTGAACAGGAAAAACCGATGTATCCGGTTCTTGCGAAGTTCGGGAAAGACTTAAAAGCAAATATGGATGTTATTTTCAATGCTGACGATGAAGCGGGGCTGTTCATGTGGGAGACGATGCGCAACAATTTCTATTATTCAGCACTGAATGTCCCGAAAGCAGCCGCGGATTATAAAGATATCGACCGTGCGCTCGTATGGGGCTTTAACTGGAAGAAAGGGCCGTTCCAGCTCTGGGATATGATGGGCTTTGAACGTGTTAAAGACCGTATGAAAAAAGAACTTGGAGCGCTTCCGGAATGGATTGAAAACCGGACTGAAGGATTTTATGCAGAAGGGGAAACAATTGAACGTGTGACGCCGGTCAGCGAACTGATTGAAAGTGAAATCTGGGACCGCGAAGACTCAAGCCTGTCGGTAGTTCACTCGGATCAGCTGCTGCTGAAACTTCAGAGCGGCAATAATATTATTTCAGACGGCTTTGCGAAAGATTTAATCGAAGCAGTCGATTTACTTGAGGCAGAAGGCTTTTCAAGTATGGTGCTGTACGCAGACGGCAGAAATTTCAGTGTCGGTGCGAACCTTTACATGATGAAAAAAGCACATGAAATGAAAAAGGTCGATGAGTTGGTCGGGCCTGCAATTGATACACTGCATGAAAGTTTCAGCCGGATGAAATATTCACTGAAACCCATTGTTACCGCTGTGCAGGGCAGGGCACTCGGCGGCGGCTGTGAATTAGTACTACACTCACCATTTGTAGTCGCAGCGAGCGAAACATACATCGGTATGGTTGAAGCGGGTGTCGGACTTCTGCCAAGCGGCGGCGGACTCGCTGAAATGTCGGACCGCATATTAAGTACGAACCATAAACACGATGACAAGCAGCAGTCGATGACTGAAGTACTGACAAATATCGGTATGGCGAAAGTAACAACCAACGCATATGAAGCAAAACGCTACGGCTATTTAAGAGATACGGATTCGATTATCCTGAACGTTGAAAAACGTGTGGAAGCTGCTTTAAACAAAGCGCGTCTGGAATCCGAAATGAACTATATTCCTAAACCGAAAGGCAAATATATTGCTCTTGGTAAAGACTTTAAAGCTCTTGCAGAAGGAATGCTCGACGCGCAGCGTCTTGGAAACTTTATCAGTGATCACGATTACGAAATTACATTGAAAATTGCAGAAGTGTTATCGGGCGGAGATGTACCGCGTAATACGTATGTAAACCAGCGTTATTTACAGAAACTTGAAAGAGAAAGGTTCTTAGCGCTCTTAAACACAGAAAAAACATATGAACGCATCAGTCATATGCTTGAAACGGGCAAACCGCTCCGTAATTAG
- a CDS encoding HEAT repeat domain-containing protein, protein MTGITQIILSILIVLLIILAILVIYTIIRTSGLNRDREEIETYINDHIEQWYDYLYYGSKQPETRHHSRNQQHAIEKIFSTFLSNGKTTDAERRISSYVRAYFSNEYRKELRSPLWAHRVNTLNKISEFKVPGFGDIYSTREINAMENFEFYLFLIYLSIYDFERFRHMFLKTRVMTEYENKKILSRLNDESVLSLIPAFNEMSHAKKYAFLRRMAQVGDHQSVEWLESLFDDEDRETRIRALKTIQLIGTVYNPEKYTGHFGSIVWEERMMVSRLAPVIGESTVPYLKVCANDKNRLVQNAALDSLRYFEFNEPGWAVETDLHQDEMKEVSNLRWT, encoded by the coding sequence ATGACAGGTATTACCCAGATTATTTTATCCATTTTAATTGTCCTTCTTATAATACTGGCGATTCTTGTTATTTACACAATTATACGGACATCCGGATTAAACAGAGACCGGGAAGAAATTGAAACATACATCAATGACCATATCGAACAATGGTATGACTATTTATATTACGGAAGTAAACAGCCCGAGACAAGACATCACAGCAGAAATCAGCAGCATGCCATCGAAAAAATATTTTCCACATTTTTAAGTAACGGAAAAACTACTGACGCTGAACGCAGAATTTCATCGTATGTAAGAGCCTATTTCTCTAATGAATACAGAAAAGAATTGAGATCACCTTTATGGGCGCATCGCGTTAACACATTAAATAAAATATCAGAATTTAAAGTTCCCGGGTTCGGTGATATATATTCGACAAGAGAAATTAATGCGATGGAAAATTTCGAATTCTATTTATTTTTAATCTATTTATCGATTTATGATTTTGAAAGATTTCGTCATATGTTCCTTAAAACGAGAGTGATGACTGAATATGAGAACAAAAAAATACTGAGTCGCTTGAATGATGAATCTGTGTTATCACTGATTCCTGCTTTCAATGAAATGTCTCATGCGAAGAAATATGCTTTTCTGCGCAGAATGGCGCAGGTTGGGGATCATCAGTCTGTTGAATGGCTGGAATCCTTGTTTGATGATGAAGATCGTGAGACAAGAATCAGAGCTTTAAAAACGATTCAGCTGATCGGTACCGTGTATAACCCTGAAAAGTATACAGGACACTTTGGTTCCATTGTGTGGGAAGAACGCATGATGGTTTCACGTCTGGCACCGGTAATCGGTGAAAGTACTGTTCCTTATTTAAAAGTATGCGCAAATGATAAAAACCGCCTGGTTCAAAACGCAGCACTGGACTCGCTGAGGTACTTTGAATTTAATGAACCCGGCTGGGCAGTAGAAACAGATTTGCATCAGGATGAAATGAAAGAGGTGTCCAATCTGAGATGGACTTAA
- a CDS encoding GGDEF domain-containing protein: MILQVFTLVCVMMALQAIYYQIKIRLKLAMASNIYEKVLSGVFSALMAVILSFYAIEFSYGISIGLAVTSLIIGLIYSGQLTFTIGYVLYGFWYFLNPNGSPTLDFWSYLIIGLVLVSVNHPIRYLSVYFKAIISVITYAGLSAFFIYLVSRDISFTALSMSLYIILATIGVFAGVILITYMQNYKKMFDQMEFESMHDALTGLLNRRHFNLCINELKPENSVSMLMLDIDKFKNINDTYGHSAGDAVLQAVATDLKKEITDKHSIARTGGEEFAVILRKSTMNEAKVIAENVRRSVEELNINIDEIDHPLKVTVSIGISSYPEETDSIKNLYDTSDERLYFAKKLGRNQIQFSTPKEILTKLK; this comes from the coding sequence GTGATTTTACAAGTGTTCACACTGGTTTGCGTAATGATGGCGCTTCAGGCAATTTATTATCAGATTAAAATCAGGTTAAAACTCGCAATGGCCAGCAATATTTATGAAAAAGTTTTGAGCGGGGTATTCAGTGCTTTAATGGCTGTAATACTAAGCTTTTATGCAATTGAGTTCTCATATGGCATATCGATCGGGCTGGCTGTGACAAGTCTTATAATCGGCTTAATATACAGCGGACAACTAACTTTTACTATCGGATACGTACTTTATGGTTTCTGGTATTTTCTTAATCCAAACGGCTCCCCTACACTGGATTTCTGGTCGTACCTAATTATCGGTCTGGTGCTTGTTTCAGTCAATCATCCCATCAGATATCTCTCTGTTTATTTTAAAGCGATAATTTCCGTAATCACGTATGCAGGTTTATCTGCATTTTTTATTTATCTGGTGAGCCGTGATATATCTTTCACCGCATTATCGATGTCTTTATATATTATTTTGGCCACAATTGGTGTTTTTGCAGGCGTAATATTAATCACCTATATGCAGAACTATAAAAAAATGTTTGATCAGATGGAATTTGAATCCATGCATGATGCACTGACCGGTCTTTTAAACAGGCGTCATTTCAATCTGTGCATCAATGAACTGAAGCCTGAAAATTCTGTTTCAATGCTCATGCTGGATATTGATAAGTTTAAAAATATTAATGACACATACGGTCACAGTGCCGGTGATGCTGTATTGCAGGCAGTTGCCACTGATTTGAAAAAAGAAATTACAGATAAACATTCCATTGCAAGAACCGGCGGTGAAGAGTTTGCAGTAATTTTAAGAAAGAGTACGATGAATGAAGCTAAAGTTATTGCGGAAAATGTCAGACGTTCAGTAGAAGAACTGAATATAAATATTGATGAAATCGATCATCCTTTAAAAGTTACGGTTTCAATCGGTATCTCAAGTTACCCGGAAGAAACTGATTCGATTAAAAACCTGTATGATACCTCTGATGAGCGTCTGTATTTTGCGAAGAAACTCGGCCGCAATCAGATCCAGTTCAGTACACCAAAAGAAATTCTCACCAAACTAAAATAA
- a CDS encoding thiolase family protein produces MQDAYIVAYGRSAAGRAKGGAMFHDRPDEVAAQVLKGVLKRVDGKFSPDMVQDVIVGNSFPEGLQGQNIARSIALLAGMPNEVPGQTVNRYCSSGLQTIAIAANQIMAKQADVLVAGGVELMSAVPMGGNEPTNSPVLQDEDSGVSYPMGLTAEMVAEEFKVSREDQDAYAVQSHQRAKAALDAGRFEDEIIPVEVNKVSYNEEGPVVSKDEFKIDEHIRPDTNMEGLAKLRTVFKADGTVTAGTSAPLTDGAGFVVLMSGEKVKELGVTPIARFVGFKAVGVDPKIMGIGPAYAIPEVLEQAGLTVDDMDLIELNEAFASQTVASIRKAGLDIEKTNVNGGAISLGHPLGASGAMLTARLLSEMKRRPESKYGMVTMCIGVGMGAAGIFEYVR; encoded by the coding sequence ATGCAGGATGCATATATAGTAGCTTACGGACGTTCAGCTGCCGGGAGAGCAAAAGGCGGCGCAATGTTCCACGACAGACCGGATGAGGTGGCAGCACAGGTGCTTAAAGGTGTGCTGAAACGCGTAGATGGTAAATTCAGTCCGGATATGGTTCAGGATGTTATAGTCGGCAACTCATTCCCGGAGGGATTGCAGGGTCAGAATATAGCACGCTCAATCGCACTGCTTGCGGGTATGCCGAATGAAGTACCCGGACAGACGGTAAACCGTTACTGTTCATCAGGGCTTCAGACAATTGCTATCGCAGCGAATCAGATTATGGCAAAACAGGCCGATGTGTTAGTGGCAGGCGGCGTTGAACTGATGAGTGCCGTACCTATGGGCGGTAACGAACCAACGAACAGTCCGGTGCTTCAGGATGAGGACTCGGGCGTGTCTTATCCGATGGGTCTGACGGCAGAAATGGTCGCTGAAGAATTTAAAGTATCGAGAGAGGACCAGGATGCGTACGCAGTGCAAAGTCATCAGCGAGCGAAAGCAGCATTGGATGCAGGAAGATTTGAAGATGAAATCATTCCTGTTGAAGTGAACAAAGTGTCATATAACGAAGAAGGACCGGTTGTATCGAAAGATGAATTTAAAATTGATGAACATATCCGTCCGGACACGAATATGGAAGGACTGGCGAAGCTAAGAACTGTTTTTAAAGCAGACGGTACAGTTACAGCCGGGACATCGGCTCCGCTGACAGACGGCGCAGGGTTTGTTGTACTGATGTCAGGAGAAAAGGTGAAAGAACTTGGCGTGACGCCAATCGCGAGATTTGTCGGCTTTAAAGCAGTCGGTGTTGATCCGAAAATCATGGGGATCGGCCCGGCATATGCAATACCGGAAGTACTTGAACAGGCCGGCTTAACGGTGGACGATATGGACTTAATCGAACTGAACGAAGCATTCGCTTCCCAGACAGTCGCATCGATTAGAAAAGCGGGGCTTGATATCGAGAAAACGAATGTGAACGGCGGGGCAATCTCGCTCGGCCACCCGCTCGGTGCATCCGGTGCAATGCTGACCGCCAGACTGCTGTCAGAAATGAAACGCAGACCGGAATCGAAATACGGTATGGTAACAATGTGTATCGGCGTCGGCATGGGTGCAGCAGGAATATTTGAATACGTAAGATAA
- a CDS encoding arsenic resistance protein — protein MKFITDNQIFLYAFAIVAGGVTGLLITDISNLLSPLISPLIAMLLYVMFTQIPFLTLRNILSETKFILALLVTNFIFVPLLVWILIIIFPLPAAILLGVCLVLLTPCIDYVIPFTKLGKGDENLVLASTPLLFIIQILLLPVYLTIFIGREITNVVSIGPFVEAFLLLIVLPLAAAVVTQLAAKKTKAGKLLIKTAGKLPEFLMAAVLFTVVAAQIGKVYDDFNLILSVVPVYIFYLIITPFISKFTASSFKLTPAAGRSLAFSAGTRNSLVVLPLALALPGEWAVIASAVIVTQTITELIGELFYIKLIPKLIK, from the coding sequence TTGAAATTTATAACAGATAACCAAATCTTTTTATATGCATTCGCAATAGTTGCCGGTGGTGTTACGGGTTTACTCATTACTGACATCAGCAATTTGCTGAGCCCGCTGATTTCCCCGCTAATCGCCATGCTTCTCTATGTAATGTTTACACAGATTCCATTTTTAACATTACGTAATATATTATCCGAGACAAAATTTATCTTGGCACTGCTGGTCACAAACTTTATCTTCGTACCTTTGCTCGTCTGGATACTAATAATAATATTTCCTCTGCCGGCGGCGATACTGTTAGGTGTGTGCCTCGTACTGCTCACCCCGTGCATCGATTATGTCATACCGTTTACGAAGCTTGGTAAGGGAGATGAAAACCTCGTACTCGCGTCAACACCGCTGCTGTTTATTATACAAATACTGCTGCTCCCGGTATACCTGACAATTTTTATCGGCCGGGAAATTACAAATGTGGTCAGCATCGGCCCGTTTGTTGAGGCGTTTCTTTTGCTGATTGTTCTGCCGCTCGCTGCAGCGGTCGTTACACAGCTTGCTGCAAAAAAGACAAAAGCAGGTAAATTACTGATTAAAACAGCCGGAAAACTGCCGGAATTCTTGATGGCGGCAGTACTGTTTACAGTTGTTGCAGCCCAGATTGGTAAAGTATATGATGATTTCAATCTTATATTAAGTGTCGTACCGGTTTATATATTTTATCTGATAATTACACCGTTTATTTCCAAATTCACTGCTTCGTCATTTAAACTCACACCCGCAGCGGGACGTTCACTCGCATTCAGTGCAGGAACGAGAAATTCTCTGGTCGTTCTGCCGCTCGCACTTGCACTCCCCGGTGAATGGGCAGTAATTGCTTCTGCAGTTATCGTAACACAGACGATCACCGAGCTCATCGGTGAGTTATTCTACATTAAGCTGATACCGAAACTGATTAAGTAA
- a CDS encoding glycosyltransferase family 2 protein gives MDLTYIGNIVGMLIILYMAAIIIFYLLMMAVAYKTLAKRKRLDHDWLEEEFQMNVFTKPVSILVPAFNEELGIIESLHSLITLKYPETEIIVIDDGSTDQTAQIVIETFDMVTSTRSLNTDLPTEKILCVFQSKLHPKVFLIRKENGGKADALNAGINFSRYPYFCSIDGDSILDSNSLLRVMRPIIESDGKVAVAGGNVRIANGNDIHFGAMVQKELGNHPLVLMQIIEYLRAFMLGRIFFSRFNMVLIVSGAFSIFNKRIVIEAGGYAKDVIGEDMELVVKVHAHIRKNKMDKQIEFVPDPVCWTEAPTSFPVLRRQRRRWSQGLFESLWKHKYITMNPKFGRLGFIAFPYFWLFEALGALVELAGYIYMIIAFSTDQLNTEFALIILLTLVIYGSLFSSLSLLIESWTTNRYINPKSIIKLVLISLTETFWYRPLTIMFRLEGMIRFIFKKQDWGNMERKGLGRDRNQ, from the coding sequence ATGGACTTAACTTATATCGGGAATATTGTCGGCATGCTCATCATACTTTATATGGCAGCTATCATAATTTTTTATTTACTTATGATGGCAGTTGCTTATAAGACTCTTGCGAAGAGAAAGCGGCTTGACCATGACTGGCTGGAAGAAGAATTTCAGATGAACGTATTTACCAAACCTGTTTCCATTCTGGTACCGGCATTTAATGAAGAGCTTGGGATTATTGAGTCACTGCATTCACTTATTACACTGAAGTATCCGGAAACTGAAATTATTGTGATTGATGATGGTTCAACGGATCAAACAGCGCAAATTGTTATTGAAACATTCGATATGGTAACGAGCACGAGAAGCCTTAACACAGATTTACCGACTGAAAAAATACTGTGTGTTTTTCAGTCGAAGCTGCACCCAAAAGTATTTTTAATTAGAAAAGAAAACGGCGGAAAGGCAGATGCACTAAATGCAGGTATAAATTTCTCACGTTATCCGTATTTTTGTTCAATCGACGGTGACTCTATACTGGATAGTAACTCACTGCTCCGGGTAATGCGCCCGATTATCGAATCTGACGGCAAAGTAGCTGTGGCGGGCGGCAACGTCCGCATTGCAAACGGCAATGATATTCATTTTGGTGCGATGGTACAGAAGGAGCTGGGGAACCATCCCCTTGTTCTGATGCAGATTATAGAATATCTTCGTGCATTTATGCTCGGCAGAATATTTTTTAGCCGCTTTAATATGGTCCTGATTGTATCAGGTGCGTTCAGTATTTTTAACAAAAGAATTGTAATAGAAGCCGGCGGCTATGCAAAAGATGTTATTGGTGAAGATATGGAGCTGGTAGTAAAGGTTCACGCTCATATAAGAAAAAATAAAATGGATAAGCAGATTGAGTTTGTACCTGATCCTGTCTGCTGGACGGAAGCACCGACAAGTTTCCCGGTGTTGCGAAGACAGCGGAGACGCTGGTCACAGGGACTGTTTGAAAGTCTGTGGAAACATAAATACATTACGATGAATCCTAAGTTCGGCAGACTCGGCTTTATTGCATTTCCTTACTTTTGGTTGTTTGAAGCGCTTGGGGCGCTCGTCGAACTTGCAGGATATATTTATATGATAATTGCATTCAGTACAGATCAGCTGAATACTGAATTTGCATTAATAATACTGCTTACTCTGGTTATATACGGCTCGTTATTTTCATCGCTGTCTCTCTTAATAGAATCATGGACGACGAATAGATATATCAATCCGAAGAGTATAATTAAACTGGTCTTAATCTCACTGACAGAAACATTTTGGTACAGACCGCTGACAATAATGTTCCGACTTGAAGGGATGATTCGTTTTATCTTTAAAAAGCAGGACTGGGGCAATATGGAAAGAAAAGGACTGGGGAGAGACAGGAATCAATGA
- a CDS encoding response regulator — protein MTVNNVDIYILEPDDLFRKIIYRTIKDIKMDAQINIYTYADGYEFIRDVKGVDNFALYIVNDILPKKNGLEVAGHIRSFDNKSIIYFMTRSETEEDMLYALNLGVDNYFVKPLNLKLFQSIIKNRIIRGGLA, from the coding sequence ATGACAGTTAATAATGTTGATATTTATATACTTGAGCCAGATGATTTATTCCGGAAAATTATATACCGGACGATTAAAGATATAAAAATGGATGCGCAAATTAATATATACACATATGCTGACGGTTATGAATTTATCAGGGATGTAAAGGGTGTTGATAATTTCGCTCTATATATAGTCAACGACATACTGCCGAAGAAAAATGGACTGGAAGTTGCAGGGCATATTCGTTCGTTTGATAATAAATCGATCATCTATTTTATGACACGTTCCGAAACAGAAGAAGATATGCTCTACGCCCTGAATCTCGGTGTCGATAATTACTTTGTGAAACCGTTGAATTTAAAGCTGTTTCAATCTATTATTAAAAACCGGATTATAAGAGGTGGACTGGCATGA